A genome region from Cucurbita pepo subsp. pepo cultivar mu-cu-16 chromosome LG02, ASM280686v2, whole genome shotgun sequence includes the following:
- the LOC111788628 gene encoding putative leucine-rich repeat receptor-like serine/threonine-protein kinase At2g24130 — translation MKQEQQQQCNEVVKHDMMREEGKLTPLFLCLLFRPLFLLLLFHSLLFTPTLTLHHNSLLSDKAALLAFRNSIILDPTSALANWIHPVHVCNFTGVACDRHRRRVSKLTLIDLGLVGNISPFLSNLTGLRILEIANNDLFGGIPSELFSLQNLRRLRLSSNGLEGPIPSSLASLSKLTVISLMLNKLNGTVPASFFSNCTSLHNVDLSNNFLTGRIPEEIGNCPNLWNLNIYNNQFNGELPLSLTNTSLYNLDVEYNHLSGELPSALVENLPAISFLHLSNNDMVSHGGNTNLEPFIMSLRNCSSLEELELAGMGLGGRLPDSIGYLGVNFSVLSLQENQIFGSIPPSLAQLSKLAGLNLTSNLLNGTIPADISKLSKLEQLFLSHNLFTSGIPEALGELQHLGLLDLSHNQLSGEIPESIGNLSQMNYLFLNNNFLSGTIPSALGKCTGLYKLDLSFNMLSGSIPREIIGLQEIRIFINLSHNNLQGILPIELSKLKNVQEIDFSSNNLTGSIFPQISSCIALRFINFSMNSLQGHLPNSLGELENLESFDISKNKMSGMIPTSLGKLQSLTYLNLSFNNFEGMIPREGFFKSSTPLSFMNNPLLCGTVPGIRTCSGERNRFQSPLFLTIFILIICISSFLTTLCCGIAWLHLKAIISVRNSEYRNSESSRRSKMPDFTHNFPRITSRQLSEATGGFDEQRLIGTGSYGRVYRGVLPDRTTVAVKVLHTQSGNSTKSFSRECEVLKRIRHRNLIRIITACSLPDFKALVLPYMANGSLDRHLYQHSPASLAFGSSDLSLIQRVNICSDIAEGMAYLHHHSPVRVIHCDLKPSNVLLKDDMTALVSDFGISRLMTPGIGSGAAAENMGKSTASMLTGSIGYIAPEYGFGSSASMEGDVYSFGVLVLEMVTRKRPIDDMFVEGLNLHKWVKSHYYSRVEKVVDSCLQRDSRDESPEMKKMWEVAIRELIELGLLCTQQSPSTRPTMLDAADDLNRLKRYLNDGDTTTTFASSLGISSSTLGDDSNYSPQIAIDRNI, via the exons ATGAAACaggaacaacaacaacaatgtAACGAAGTTGTAAAGCATGATATGATGAGAGAAGAAGGTAAGCTTACACCTCTTTTCCTCTGTCTTCTCTTCAGacctctcttccttctcctcctctttcaCTCTCTGCTTTTCACTCCAACTCTTACACTTCACCATAACTCCTTGCTCTCTGATAAAGCAGCCCTCCTGGCCTTCAGGAACTCCATCATTCTTGATCCCACTTCCGCTCTCGCTAACTGGATCCACCCTGTTCATGTCTGCAACTTCACCGGAGTTGCTTGTGACCGACATCGTCGCCGAGTATCCAAGCTCACTCTCATTGACCTTGGACTTGTGGGAAACATCTCACCCTTCCTCTCCAATCTCACCGGTCTTCGAATTCTGGAAATCGCCAATAATGATCTGTTCGGGGGAATACCTTCTGAGCTATTCTCTCTTCAAAATCTTCGTCGTCTTCGCCTCAGTAGCAACGGCTTAGAAGGTCCCATACCGAGTTCCCTTGCTAGTTTGTCCAAACTTACTGTAATAAGCCTTATGCTGAACAAGCTAAATGGGACAGTTCcagcctctttcttttctaattgCACGTCGTTGCATAATGTGGACCTTTCCAACAACTTCCTGACAGGAAGGATTCCagaagaaattggaaattgTCCAAATCTGTGGAATCTCAATATTTACAACAACCAGTTCAATGGAGAgcttcctctttctttaaCAAACACGTCACTCTATAACTTGGACGTCGAATATAATCATCTTTCAGGCGAACTACCTTCGGCACTTGTAGAAAACCTGCCTGCAATTAGCTTCCTTCATTTATCAAATAATGATATGGTAAGCCATGGTGGAAATACCAATCTCGAACCGTTCATTATGTCGCTTAGAAACTGCAGTAGTTTAGAGGAGCTTGAATTGGCTGGGATGGGGCTTGGAGGGAGGCTGCCTGATTCTATCGGCTATCTGGGAGTCAATTTTTCAGTTTTGTCTTTGCAGGAAAACCAGATATTTGGATCAATCCCTCCAAGTTTGGCGCAGCTTTCCAAACTTGCAGGGTTGAATTTGACATCAAATCTACTTAATGGAACAATTCCAGCAGACATAAGCAAGTTGTCTAAATTGGAGCAGCTGTTCTTATCACATAACCTCTTTACTTCAGGCATTCCAGAAGCATTAGGCGAGTTACAACATCTTGGTTTGTTGGATCTATCTCACAACCAACTTTCAGGTGAAATCCCAGAAAGTATTGGAAACTTGTCTCAGATGAACTATCTGTTTCTCAACAACAACTTCTTGTCAGGAACAATACCTTCAGCATTGGGGAAGTGCACAGGTCTTTATAAGCTGGACTTATCCTTCAACATGTTGTCAGGAAGCATTCCTCGAGAGATAATAGGCTTGCAAGAGAtaagaatttttattaacCTTTCTCATAACAATCTTCAAGGAATTTTGCCCATTGAGCTTAGCAAGCTGAAAAACGTTCAAGAGATCGACTTTTCGTCCAATAACCTCACCGGAAGCATCTTCCCTCAGATATCAAGTTGTATTGCACTGaggtttataaatttttcaatGAATTCCCTCCAAGGTCACCTTCCAAATTCCCTAGGTGAACTTGAGAACCTTGAATCATTTGAcatttcaaaaaacaaaatgtcaGGTATGATTCCAACCAGTCTTGGTAAGCTCCAATCCCTCACCTATCTGAATCTTTCATTCAATAACTTCGAAGGAATGATTCCAAGAGAGGGTTTTTTCAAATCATCTACACCTTTGTCATTTATGAACAATCCACTACTTTGTGGAACAGTTCCTGGAATACGAACCTGTTCTGGCGAGAGAAATCGGTTTCAGTCACCTCTGTTCTTGACTATATTCATCTTAATCATATGCATATCATCATTCTTAACAACACTATGCTGTGGGATTGCTTGGCTACATCTAAAAGCGATTATTTCGGTACGAAATAGTGAGTACCGAAATAGTGAGTCATCAAGGAGATCCAAGATGCCAGATTTTACACACAATTTTCCAAGAATAACAAGCAGGCAACTATCAGAAGCCACAGGAGGTTTTGATGAACAGAGACTAATCGGTACAGGCAGCTATGGACGAGTCTACCGAGGCGTTCTTCCAGATAGAACAACAGTAGCTGTTAAGGTTTTACACACGCAATCTGGAAATTCCACAAAGAGCTTCAGCAGAGAATGTGAAGTTTTGAAGCGAATTCGCCACAGAAACCTTATAAGAATAATAACAGCTTGTAGTCTACCAGATTTTAAAGCTCTAGTTCTACCATATATGGCAAATGGAAGCTTGGATAGGCATCTATATCAACATTCACCAGCCAGCTTGGCTTTTGGTTCTTCAGATTTAAGCCTTATCCAGAGGGTAAATATATGCAGTGATATAGCTGAAGGAATGGCATACCTTCACCACCACTCTCCAGTCAGAGTCATACACTGCGACCTAAAGCCGAGCAATGTTCTTCTAAAAGACGACATGACAGCTCTAGTTTCCGACTTCGGAATCTCGAGGCTGATGACTCCTGGAATTGGAAGTGGTGCAGCTGCTGAAAACATGGGAAAGTCAACTGCAAGCATGCTAACTGGATCAATTGGATATATCGCACCAG AATACGGATTTGGTTCATCAGCATCCATGGAAGGAGACGTTTACAGCTTTGGAGTTCTAGTTTTGGAAATGGTGACAAGAAAAAGACCAATAGACGACATGTTCGTTGAAGGGCTTAATCTACATAAGTGGGTGAAGAGTCATTACTACAGCAGAGTAGAAAAGGTAGTGGATTCTTGTCTACAGAGAGATTCGAGAGATGAATCAcctgaaatgaagaaaatgtgGGAAGTGGCAATCCGAGAGCTAATCGAATTGGGTTTGCTCTGCACTCAACAATCTCCCTCCACGAGACCCACAATGCTCGATGCTGCCGATGACTTGAATCGATTGAAGAGATATCTTAATGATGGCGACACCACAACAACATTTGCTTCATCACTTGGAATTTCTTCCTCCACGCTTGGCGACGACTCCAATTACTCCCCACAAATCGCCATCGACAGAAACATCTAA